A part of Populus alba chromosome 8, ASM523922v2, whole genome shotgun sequence genomic DNA contains:
- the LOC118055768 gene encoding uncharacterized protein, which yields MCSFKAKVTTGVDITPAVARINGRPVLQPTCNLVSTLERRNSLKKTALKSSPPPPPPPPPATFSNKTNKASPPLSPMSKSPRLPAIKRGSDANSLNSSSEKVVIPRNTTKTPTLERKKSKSFKESSVGRGVHSSFVEASLSYSSSLIVEAPGSIAAVRREQMALQHAQRKMRIAHYGRSKSARFEDQVVPNDSSISMATKTDQEEEKRCSFITANSDPIYVAYHDEEWGVPVHDDKMLFELLVLSGAQVGSDWTSILKKRQDFRDAFSGFDAEIVANISEKQIMSISAEYGIDMSRVRGVVDNSNRILEIKKEFGSFDRYIWTFVNNKPVSTSYKFGHKIPVKTSKSETISKDMVRRGFRFVGPTMVHSFMQAAGLTNDHLITCHRHLPCTLMAAARRPAEAQAQ from the exons ATGTGCAGCTTTAAGGCTAAGGTGACCACAGGAGTTGATATAACACCGGCAGTGGCTAGAATCAATGGCCGGCCGGTCCTTCAACCTACGTGCAATTTAGTTTCTACGCTTGAAAGGCGTAATTCTCTAAAGAAAACAGCACTAAagtcttctcctcctcctcctccaccaccaccaccagcaacTTTTTCTAATAAAACCAACAAGGCCTCGCCTCCTTTATCTCCAATGTCGAAGTCTCCTAGATTACCAGCTATTAAGAGAGGAAGTGATGCTAATAGCTTGAATTCAAGTTCTGAGAAGGTCGTGATCCCAAGAAACACTACGAAGACACCGACTTTAGAGAGAAAGAAGTCGAAAAGTTTCAAGGAAAGTAGCGTTGGGAGGGGAGTGCATTCTTCTTTTGTTGAGGCATCGTTGAGTTATTCTTCCTCTTTGATTGTTGAGGCACCAGGAAGCATTGCCGCTGTCAGGAGAGAACAAATGGCACTCCAACATGCACAAAGAAAGATGAGAATTGCTCATTATGGAAGATCAAAGTCTGCCAGGTTTGAAGATCAAGTTGTTCCTAATGATTCTTCAATCAGTATGGCAACAAAGACTGatcaggaagaagaaaagagatgcAGTTTTATCACAGCAAATTCAG ATCCCATCTATGTTGCTTACCATGATGAAGAATGGGGAGTTCCAGTCCATGATGACAA GATGTTATTTGAATTGCTGGTTCTAAGTGGTGCTCAGGTTGGTTCGGATTGGACTTCAATCTTGAAGAAACGCCAAGACTTCAg AGATGCATTTTCAGGATTCGATGCAGAAATTGTGGCCAACATTTCTGAAAAACAGATAATGTCAATCAGTGCAGAATATGGAATTGATATGAGCCGAGTTCGAGGTGTTGTGGACAACTCTAACAGGATTCTTGAG ATAAAAAAGGAGTTCGGGTCATTTGACAGATACATATGGACATTTGTCAACAACAAGCCTGTCTCCACCTCGTACAAATTTGGACACAAGATTCCAGTGAAGACATCAAAATCAGAGACTATAAGCAAAGACATGGTTAGGAGGGGGTTTAGGTTTGTTGGTCCGACCATGGTTCACTCGTTCATGCAAGCAGCAGGGTTAACCAATGACCACTTGATCACTTGCCACAGGCACCTTCCATGCACCTTAATGGCAGCCGCCCGCAGGCCTGCCGAGGCGCAAGCTCAATAG